In one Neobacillus sp. CF12 genomic region, the following are encoded:
- the ppsA gene encoding phosphoenolpyruvate synthase: protein MSSMVLSFQEIQNTQLSLVGGKGLNLGKLSKIQGIQVPEGFCVTTEGYKKAFEQNETFHALLDRLTLLKVEDRDQISVICRKVRQILMEVEIPSDVVKAVSNYLSQFGDEHAYAVRSSATAEDLPHASFAGQQDSYLNIIGKEAILEHISKCWASLFTDRAVIYRIKNGFDHKQVSISVIVQRMVFPHASGIMFTADPITFNRKVLSIDACFGLGEALVSGLVSPDCYKVKEDKLVDMRIATKKLATYGLKEGGTETKQIDPNQQKTQTLTELQILQLSRIGRQIEAYFGCPQDIEWCLVNDTFYIVQSRPITTLYPIPETNDQDNHVYLSVGHQQMMTDPMKPLGLSFYLLTTPAPMRTAGGRLFVDVTNMLASPNSRKAIIDTAGKSDPLIKAALMTVVEREYIKSLPNNEKVPSSIRNNTDMLAEIENNPTIVTDLIKSNQTSIEKLKQIILTKSGLDLFDFILEDLQELRKILFNPQSSRVIMAAMEASFWINEKMNKWLGEMNAADPLTQSVANNITSEMGLALLDVADVIRPYPEVIDYLQQVKDDNFIDELVTLEGGQEAQDAIIAYLNKYGMRCAGEIDLTRTRWSEKPTTLLPIILSNIKNFEPNASKRKFEQGRQEALNKQQELVEGLKQLPDGEQKAIETKRIIDLLRNFSGYREYPKYGMINRYFVYKKALLKEADQLVKANIIHEKEDIFYLTFEELREVVSTNKLDYQIIDKRKEQYKFYKKLTPPRVITSDGEIIAGEYNRENMPADAIVGLPVSSGVIEGRARVILKMEDANLEDGDILVTTFTDPSWTPLFVSIKGLVTEVGGLMTHGAVIAREYGLPAVVGVENATKLIKDGQRIRVYGTEGYIEIV from the coding sequence ATGAGTTCTATGGTTCTCAGTTTTCAGGAAATACAAAATACACAACTTTCGCTCGTTGGAGGTAAAGGGTTAAATTTAGGTAAATTATCAAAAATCCAAGGAATACAAGTACCAGAAGGATTTTGTGTAACAACAGAGGGATACAAGAAAGCTTTCGAACAAAACGAAACGTTTCACGCCTTGTTGGATCGACTAACACTGCTAAAAGTAGAGGATCGAGATCAAATCAGTGTTATCTGCAGGAAAGTTCGACAAATCCTTATGGAAGTAGAAATTCCTTCCGATGTTGTGAAAGCAGTTTCTAACTATCTCTCCCAGTTTGGCGATGAACATGCTTATGCAGTGCGTTCTAGTGCGACAGCTGAAGATTTACCACATGCCTCTTTTGCTGGTCAACAAGATTCCTATTTAAATATTATCGGAAAAGAAGCAATCTTGGAGCATATCAGTAAATGTTGGGCTTCCCTATTTACGGATCGCGCAGTAATCTACCGTATCAAAAATGGATTTGACCATAAACAAGTTTCTATATCCGTTATCGTTCAAAGGATGGTATTCCCACATGCATCAGGAATTATGTTTACCGCTGACCCCATTACTTTTAACCGGAAGGTGCTATCCATCGATGCCTGTTTTGGACTTGGAGAAGCATTGGTCTCTGGATTGGTCTCTCCTGATTGTTATAAAGTAAAGGAAGATAAACTCGTCGATATGAGGATAGCAACAAAAAAATTGGCTACCTATGGATTAAAAGAAGGCGGTACAGAGACAAAACAGATTGATCCTAATCAGCAAAAAACGCAAACACTTACTGAACTTCAAATTTTACAGCTATCACGCATTGGAAGACAGATCGAAGCTTATTTTGGCTGCCCGCAAGATATTGAATGGTGTTTGGTTAATGATACCTTTTATATCGTCCAGAGCCGTCCCATCACTACTTTATACCCCATTCCCGAAACAAATGATCAAGATAATCACGTCTATTTATCTGTTGGCCATCAACAAATGATGACCGATCCCATGAAACCATTGGGATTGTCTTTTTACCTGTTAACGACTCCTGCACCTATGCGTACAGCTGGTGGAAGGTTGTTTGTTGATGTTACAAATATGCTGGCTTCACCTAACAGCAGGAAAGCAATAATCGATACCGCGGGAAAATCCGATCCCCTCATAAAAGCCGCACTCATGACCGTTGTAGAGAGAGAGTATATAAAATCGTTACCAAATAATGAAAAAGTACCGAGTTCCATCAGAAACAATACAGATATGTTGGCAGAAATCGAAAACAATCCGACTATCGTTACTGATTTAATAAAGAGTAATCAAACATCGATAGAAAAGTTAAAACAAATCATCCTAACGAAATCAGGACTGGATTTATTTGATTTTATTCTAGAAGATCTCCAAGAATTAAGGAAGATTTTATTTAATCCACAAAGTTCGAGAGTGATTATGGCTGCTATGGAGGCCTCATTTTGGATCAATGAAAAAATGAATAAGTGGTTAGGAGAAATGAACGCAGCAGATCCGCTTACTCAATCGGTAGCAAACAATATTACTTCGGAAATGGGTTTAGCGCTATTGGATGTTGCGGATGTAATTCGTCCCTATCCAGAAGTAATAGATTATTTACAACAGGTAAAAGATGATAACTTTATAGATGAACTGGTTACATTGGAGGGTGGTCAGGAAGCGCAAGACGCAATAATCGCTTATCTAAATAAGTATGGAATGCGATGTGCTGGGGAAATTGATCTGACGAGAACCCGTTGGAGCGAAAAACCAACTACACTATTACCCATCATTCTCAGTAACATCAAAAACTTTGAGCCGAATGCGAGCAAACGGAAATTTGAGCAAGGGCGACAGGAAGCTTTGAACAAACAACAAGAGTTAGTAGAAGGTTTGAAGCAATTACCGGATGGTGAACAAAAAGCCATAGAAACCAAACGAATAATCGACCTATTACGGAATTTCAGCGGGTATCGTGAATATCCGAAATACGGCATGATCAATCGCTACTTCGTTTATAAGAAGGCGTTACTAAAAGAAGCAGACCAACTCGTAAAAGCAAACATAATTCATGAAAAAGAAGATATATTCTATCTTACTTTTGAAGAACTTCGCGAAGTCGTAAGCACAAATAAACTAGATTACCAAATCATCGACAAACGAAAAGAGCAGTACAAATTTTATAAAAAACTAACTCCCCCACGTGTGATCACGTCTGATGGTGAAATCATAGCAGGTGAGTACAACCGAGAAAATATGCCAGCAGATGCGATTGTAGGTCTACCGGTTTCCTCGGGAGTTATTGAGGGTCGGGCACGTGTTATTTTAAAAATGGAAGATGCAAATCTAGAAGATGGAGATATCTTAGTCACAACCTTTACTGACCCAAGCTGGACACCATTGTTTGTATCAATAAAAGGTCTTGTCACCGAAGTTGGTGGACTGATGACCCATGGGGCAGTTATTGCACGTGAATATGGATTACCAGCAGTTGTTGGGGTAGAAAATGCTACCAAACTGATAAAAGACGGACAACGAATTCGCGTTTATGGAACAGAAGGATATATCGAAATAGTGTAA
- a CDS encoding cyclase, whose translation MDKRVVFDFEIEFTNGGGIQGQEFRLDIDGDDISDEELARYIVEDMRLLMVGDVRILNKKIINEKHKRRTDGEK comes from the coding sequence ATGGATAAAAGAGTTGTATTTGACTTTGAAATTGAGTTTACGAATGGTGGTGGAATTCAAGGACAGGAATTCCGTCTTGATATTGATGGTGATGACATTTCTGACGAAGAGTTGGCAAGGTATATCGTCGAAGATATGAGGTTGCTAATGGTAGGAGATGTAAGGATTCTCAACAAGAAAATCATAAATGAAAAACATAAACGAAGAACTGATGGCGAGAAATAA
- a CDS encoding DUF5661 family protein, translating into MYNYLSPYLNHFINHYNYGTQYLHPITKSPNWYRNNRYATRVKSFSKEEASAIALLLGIDFTKSKFDLDEFWMGVNTELEHGKISSQTNVTGDDPIITGKIALAHLNEFPDYYKRLKVLEDEAKAFWSK; encoded by the coding sequence TTGTACAACTATCTTAGTCCGTATTTGAATCACTTCATTAACCATTATAACTATGGTACTCAATATCTACATCCAATCACTAAAAGTCCAAACTGGTATAGAAATAATCGCTATGCCACTCGTGTTAAATCATTTTCCAAAGAGGAGGCATCAGCAATCGCTTTACTTTTAGGCATTGATTTTACTAAAAGCAAGTTTGATTTAGATGAGTTTTGGATGGGAGTAAATACAGAGCTTGAACATGGGAAAATATCCAGCCAAACCAATGTTACAGGTGATGATCCTATTATTACTGGGAAAATTGCACTGGCTCATCTTAATGAGTTTCCTGATTACTACAAAAGATTAAAGGTACTTGAGGATGAAGCAAAAGCCTTTTGGAGCAAATGA
- the fosM gene encoding FosM family fosfomycin resistance protein, which yields MHVKGLNHFLFSVSNLEDSIEFYKNVFDARLLVKGRQTAYFDLNGMWLALNEEKDIPRNGFIQSYTHIAFSIDEEEFDNVYHKLKDLNVNILNGRQRDEKDKKSIYFTDLDGHKFEFHTGTLQDRLDYYIKEKKHMEFYD from the coding sequence ATGCACGTAAAAGGGTTGAATCATTTTCTATTTTCAGTTTCTAATCTAGAAGATTCCATTGAGTTTTATAAAAACGTGTTTGATGCAAGGCTGTTAGTGAAGGGAAGACAAACAGCCTATTTTGATTTAAATGGTATGTGGCTTGCTCTTAATGAAGAAAAAGATATTCCTCGCAATGGGTTTATCCAATCGTACACACATATAGCTTTTTCAATAGACGAAGAAGAATTTGATAATGTGTACCATAAACTAAAGGATTTGAATGTAAACATTTTGAATGGACGCCAAAGGGACGAAAAAGATAAAAAGTCTATCTACTTTACAGACCTAGATGGGCATAAATTTGAATTTCATACAGGTACTTTACAAGATCGACTGGATTATTACATAAAGGAAAAGAAACATATGGAGTTTTACGATTAA
- a CDS encoding cell wall hydrolase, producing the protein MPRVSYRSSDIDLMARMMRAEAEGEGKQGMLYVGNVIVNRVVAECPDFRALTNIEQVIFQVQGGNFSFEAVQKGNVFYQRARESERRLARQNVQNWREHPAKYSLWYFNPTGPCPPTWYDQPFTGQFKEHCFYEPKPGTCDSVYRG; encoded by the coding sequence ATGCCAAGAGTATCTTACCGAAGTTCAGACATTGACTTAATGGCCAGGATGATGAGAGCAGAGGCTGAAGGCGAAGGAAAACAAGGAATGCTATATGTTGGGAATGTAATTGTCAACCGAGTTGTCGCAGAATGTCCAGACTTTAGAGCATTGACAAATATTGAGCAAGTCATTTTTCAAGTACAGGGAGGAAATTTCTCATTTGAAGCGGTTCAAAAAGGCAATGTATTTTATCAAAGAGCAAGAGAATCTGAAAGAAGATTAGCAAGACAGAATGTGCAAAATTGGAGAGAACACCCAGCGAAATATTCTCTATGGTACTTTAATCCAACTGGTCCGTGTCCTCCAACATGGTACGACCAACCTTTTACTGGTCAATTTAAAGAACATTGTTTTTATGAACCAAAACCAGGAACATGTGATAGTGTTTATAGAGGATGA
- a CDS encoding cation:proton antiporter, whose product MFILQLALIIIAAKIAGSLSVKFGQPSVLGEIIVGVLLGPSVFGLISATDTLSTFSTIGVILLMFIAGLETDLDEFKRSGKSSIIVAFGGIIVPLLLGYFAGVIMDLSNLQSWFLGVMLSATSVSISVQALKEMNQLKTPEGTTILGAAVIDDVVVMVILAFLMSFAGGGEVSLSTLVIKKVLFFIVAIVIAWKVVPWVMNKFTKLPVSESVISTALIICFVFSFAAEYTGVANIIGAYIAGIAIGLTKFKHEVFEKVETISYSIFVPVFFAYIGISAEFTGILENLGLIISLSILAVLTKFVGAGLGAKLSGFGWNRSMGIGSAMVSRGEVALIVAAMGLSANLITQDLFATVIVVVIVTTVVTPPMMKWFFQSKKQTKSVLNY is encoded by the coding sequence ATGTTTATACTTCAATTAGCACTTATTATCATTGCAGCAAAAATTGCAGGAAGTTTGAGTGTGAAATTTGGTCAACCTTCCGTACTGGGAGAAATTATTGTCGGGGTTTTATTAGGACCATCTGTTTTTGGACTTATCAGTGCCACAGATACTTTATCAACATTTAGTACGATTGGTGTTATATTGTTAATGTTCATTGCAGGATTAGAGACTGATCTTGATGAATTTAAACGATCTGGAAAATCATCCATCATTGTAGCTTTTGGCGGAATTATCGTTCCATTATTATTAGGATATTTTGCAGGGGTAATAATGGATTTATCTAATCTACAATCTTGGTTTTTAGGTGTTATGCTATCAGCTACAAGTGTAAGTATCTCTGTGCAGGCACTTAAAGAAATGAACCAGCTAAAAACTCCTGAAGGAACGACTATATTAGGTGCTGCCGTCATTGATGATGTTGTTGTCATGGTCATTTTAGCCTTCCTTATGAGTTTTGCTGGTGGCGGGGAAGTATCTCTATCAACATTGGTAATAAAGAAAGTATTGTTCTTTATTGTAGCGATAGTAATTGCTTGGAAAGTTGTTCCGTGGGTAATGAATAAATTCACAAAATTGCCTGTTAGTGAAAGTGTTATTTCGACCGCTTTAATTATTTGTTTTGTATTTTCTTTTGCAGCTGAATATACTGGTGTTGCCAATATTATTGGAGCATATATTGCTGGTATTGCCATTGGCTTAACGAAATTTAAGCACGAAGTTTTTGAGAAAGTTGAAACAATTAGTTACTCTATTTTTGTTCCCGTATTCTTTGCCTACATCGGTATATCGGCGGAATTTACTGGCATTCTAGAAAATTTAGGTCTTATTATTTCCCTTAGTATCTTAGCTGTCTTAACAAAATTTGTAGGTGCAGGTCTCGGTGCAAAACTTTCTGGATTTGGGTGGAATCGTTCAATGGGAATTGGTTCGGCAATGGTATCACGTGGTGAAGTTGCATTAATTGTTGCGGCAATGGGCTTATCAGCGAATCTAATTACTCAAGATTTATTTGCTACTGTCATTGTTGTTGTTATCGTAACAACGGTTGTTACTCCTCCAATGATGAAATGGTTTTTCCAATCGAAGAAGCAAACTAAATCTGTTCTCAACTATTAA
- a CDS encoding DUF2089 domain-containing protein, producing MAYPLLTNCPVCSKALKITKLQCTHCQTTVENEFEVSRLAALGQEQLHFIEIFLKCRGNIKEVEKELGISYPTVRGKLDEIISTLGYSSQKRPEVDKKKIVSLLEKGEITAEKAIQLLKEGEE from the coding sequence ATGGCTTATCCTTTACTTACTAATTGTCCTGTTTGCAGCAAAGCGCTTAAAATTACTAAACTACAGTGTACCCATTGTCAGACAACGGTAGAAAATGAATTTGAAGTTTCAAGACTGGCTGCTCTCGGTCAGGAACAGCTTCATTTTATTGAGATTTTTCTAAAATGCCGTGGAAATATCAAAGAGGTCGAGAAGGAACTCGGGATTTCCTATCCGACTGTCAGAGGAAAATTAGATGAAATTATCTCTACTCTGGGATATTCTTCTCAAAAGAGACCGGAAGTGGATAAGAAAAAAATTGTATCGTTATTGGAAAAAGGCGAAATTACGGCTGAGAAAGCCATTCAGTTATTAAAAGAGGGGGAAGAATAA
- the lspA gene encoding signal peptidase II: protein MLFYLIAIVVIVMDQLSKYLIRAYIDINEEFSLWGIELTHIENSGMAGGLFPGNARLFGIMAVLFVIGVLYIRRTGDMKGCLIDSSFGFLVGGGIGNGIDRLLFGQVTDFIVRSGGILNFADHAIELGGILLILYVVVSWIRNKH from the coding sequence ATGCTGTTTTACTTAATTGCAATCGTCGTTATCGTGATGGACCAACTTTCTAAATACCTCATTCGTGCCTACATTGACATCAATGAGGAATTTTCATTGTGGGGAATCGAACTCACACACATTGAAAATAGCGGGATGGCAGGAGGTTTATTTCCTGGCAATGCACGGCTCTTCGGAATAATGGCTGTGTTGTTTGTGATAGGAGTTTTATATATTCGCAGAACCGGAGATATGAAGGGTTGTCTCATCGATAGTAGTTTTGGATTCCTCGTGGGTGGTGGAATTGGGAATGGAATTGATAGACTATTGTTTGGGCAGGTTACAGATTTTATCGTTCGCTCTGGTGGAATTCTTAACTTTGCCGACCATGCTATCGAGTTGGGGGGAATATTGCTTATTCTTTACGTGGTTGTTAGTTGGATAAGGAATAAACACTAG
- a CDS encoding GNAT family N-acetyltransferase: MIHIETPRLQLRDWEETDLKPFSRLNADEKVMRYFPKSLSTEETNVFYQSIIDEIKECGFGLYAVEVKETKEFIGFIGFHKATFQADFTPCVEIGWRLKKEAWGKGYATEGAAACLHYGFKELGFSDIYSFTADVNTPSKNLMVKIGMSFIKYFHHPKVESNSPLNKHVLYHIKKK; this comes from the coding sequence ATGATTCATATAGAAACACCAAGATTGCAATTACGTGACTGGGAAGAAACAGACTTAAAGCCATTTAGTCGACTAAATGCAGATGAAAAGGTAATGAGGTATTTTCCTAAAAGCTTATCAACTGAAGAAACTAATGTGTTTTATCAATCAATTATAGATGAAATTAAAGAATGCGGATTTGGGTTGTACGCTGTAGAAGTAAAAGAAACGAAAGAGTTCATCGGGTTTATCGGATTTCATAAGGCAACCTTTCAAGCGGATTTTACCCCTTGTGTAGAAATTGGATGGCGATTGAAAAAAGAGGCCTGGGGAAAAGGATATGCCACAGAGGGAGCGGCAGCTTGTTTACACTATGGATTTAAGGAATTGGGCTTTAGTGATATTTATAGTTTTACAGCAGATGTTAATACACCTTCGAAAAACCTAATGGTGAAGATCGGTATGAGTTTTATAAAATATTTTCATCACCCGAAAGTGGAGAGCAATAGCCCTTTAAATAAACATGTTTTATATCATATAAAGAAAAAGTAA
- a CDS encoding metalloregulator ArsR/SmtB family transcription factor: MDSFFEKYELKFKAIADKKRLQIMNILTQKGEMCVCDLAPMVDMAQSKLSYHLKILLDANIITKETRGTWSYYQLNQDELNHLLSHELCCVFKPTC; this comes from the coding sequence ATGGATTCATTCTTTGAAAAGTATGAGTTAAAATTTAAAGCCATAGCTGATAAAAAGAGATTACAGATTATGAATATTTTGACTCAAAAAGGTGAGATGTGTGTATGCGATCTTGCACCAATGGTCGATATGGCTCAATCTAAGCTGTCTTACCATTTAAAGATTTTATTAGATGCCAACATTATCACCAAAGAAACAAGAGGGACATGGAGTTATTACCAATTGAATCAAGATGAACTCAATCATCTGTTGTCGCATGAACTTTGCTGCGTATTCAAACCAACCTGTTAA
- a CDS encoding ArsI/CadI family heavy metal resistance metalloenzyme: MMKMHVGINVTDLNKSIEFYSKVFNAEPVKIKIDYAKFLLNNPGLNFTLNLKDEVSGNQVGHFGFQVESLKEVHEHKERLEKLGFFAREEMDVTCCYATQDKFWVTDPNGNEWEFFYTKGDVESITTDTACCTKQPEKNEVKTSSACCANG, from the coding sequence ATTATGAAAATGCATGTTGGGATCAATGTTACAGATTTAAATAAGTCGATTGAATTTTATTCAAAGGTTTTCAATGCTGAGCCAGTAAAAATTAAGATAGACTATGCAAAATTTCTACTCAATAATCCAGGCTTAAACTTCACCTTAAATCTAAAGGACGAAGTGTCAGGAAACCAGGTGGGACATTTTGGTTTTCAAGTTGAAAGTCTAAAAGAAGTCCACGAACATAAAGAACGTTTAGAAAAATTAGGTTTCTTTGCGAGGGAAGAGATGGATGTTACCTGTTGCTATGCAACTCAAGATAAATTCTGGGTAACGGATCCAAACGGAAACGAGTGGGAATTCTTTTACACAAAAGGGGATGTTGAGAGTATAACAACAGATACAGCATGCTGCACTAAACAGCCAGAAAAGAATGAAGTTAAAACCTCTTCAGCATGTTGTGCTAACGGGTGA
- a CDS encoding TIGR03943 family protein: MQLHFQQAFRAFILLGFSTMLLKLHQSGDISKFINPKYEGLSQIASIIFLILFFIQVTRVWSTQKKSLHDCHHEDHSCHHDHGHAPLNTTKVIAYLVIIFPLVTGFLLPPKVLDASIADKKGAMLILSNQKQISLKQKNTLGHETAPQKDEKNINSQEEISLDDGPEDPINLENEKVISEEEYNDLVKQLELKNKIEMNDSVYAAFYDEIGMDVGKYKGKKIKLKGFVYKEKEIAQNQLIISRFLITHCIADASIIGFLSEFPEAPSLDNDTWIEAEGVLDVTSYNGTELPLIKITGWKKINEPETPYLYPISIKIM; encoded by the coding sequence ATGCAATTGCATTTTCAGCAGGCGTTTAGAGCATTTATTTTACTAGGTTTTTCAACGATGCTCCTCAAGCTGCATCAGAGCGGGGATATTTCCAAGTTTATTAATCCAAAATATGAAGGATTAAGCCAAATCGCTTCCATCATTTTTTTGATTTTATTTTTTATCCAAGTTACTAGAGTATGGTCCACCCAGAAAAAAAGTCTCCATGATTGTCATCACGAAGACCATTCTTGTCACCACGATCATGGGCATGCTCCATTAAATACAACAAAAGTAATCGCATATTTAGTCATCATTTTCCCTTTGGTCACTGGATTTCTCCTACCTCCCAAGGTGCTCGATGCCTCGATAGCCGATAAAAAAGGTGCTATGCTGATTTTATCTAACCAAAAACAAATATCTCTAAAACAAAAAAACACGTTAGGCCACGAAACGGCTCCACAAAAGGACGAAAAAAATATAAACAGTCAGGAAGAAATTTCACTGGATGATGGTCCTGAAGATCCTATTAATTTGGAAAATGAAAAGGTAATTTCGGAGGAAGAATATAATGATCTTGTTAAACAGTTAGAACTAAAAAACAAGATTGAGATGAACGATTCCGTGTATGCGGCTTTTTACGATGAGATAGGTATGGATGTTGGTAAATATAAAGGAAAAAAGATCAAATTAAAAGGATTTGTATATAAAGAAAAAGAAATAGCCCAGAACCAGCTTATCATTTCCAGGTTTTTAATCACCCATTGTATTGCTGATGCCAGTATAATCGGATTTCTTTCCGAATTTCCAGAGGCTCCTTCCCTTGATAATGATACATGGATTGAAGCAGAAGGTGTTTTGGATGTCACTTCATACAATGGGACTGAACTTCCACTTATCAAAATTACAGGCTGGAAGAAAATTAATGAACCTGAAACACCTTATCTTTATCCAATTAGTATAAAAATCATGTAA
- a CDS encoding permease, whose translation MIRILRSNIIDITGFFMIGLALLLLSFSSEYKLPLALPSSLLNLNTIFLSILIEALPFVLIGVLIAGFIQIFVTEDHIQKWIPKNKGMAVIVSCIVGALFPACECGIVPIVRRLIAKGVPIHAAIGFMLTGPLINPVVIASTYMAFGNSVKMAGLRMGLGFLIALLVAFAVSRLFKGNQLKATIKLHSSLSQTKQQSFTNRFWSMLTHSIDEFFDMGKYLVIGAFIAASVQTYMPAKALLETGNGPASSLLVMMGMAYILSLCSEADAFIGASFSSIFPSTSILGFLIFGPMMDLKNTVMMLSVFRMKFVLVVLALIITMVFFTLMLVQNFI comes from the coding sequence ATGATTCGCATTCTTAGAAGTAATATTATCGATATAACAGGTTTTTTCATGATTGGACTTGCTCTTCTACTTCTTTCTTTCAGTAGCGAATATAAACTTCCATTGGCTCTTCCATCGTCTCTATTAAATCTAAACACCATATTTCTCAGTATTTTAATAGAAGCACTTCCATTTGTTTTAATAGGGGTTCTCATTGCAGGTTTTATACAAATCTTTGTTACCGAGGATCATATCCAAAAATGGATTCCTAAAAACAAAGGAATGGCTGTCATTGTGAGTTGTATTGTTGGTGCACTTTTTCCTGCCTGTGAATGTGGAATCGTTCCCATCGTACGCAGGCTTATAGCAAAAGGAGTCCCCATTCATGCAGCAATTGGCTTTATGTTAACAGGTCCCCTTATCAACCCTGTTGTCATTGCCTCTACATACATGGCATTTGGAAACAGCGTGAAAATGGCTGGATTGCGAATGGGTTTAGGTTTTCTTATTGCCCTTTTAGTGGCTTTTGCAGTAAGTAGGCTTTTTAAAGGAAACCAACTAAAAGCAACTATAAAGTTACACTCCTCCCTTTCACAAACAAAACAACAATCCTTTACGAATCGATTTTGGTCCATGCTGACACATTCGATTGATGAATTTTTTGATATGGGAAAATATCTTGTAATAGGAGCTTTTATTGCCGCTTCCGTACAAACCTATATGCCGGCTAAAGCTTTATTAGAAACTGGAAATGGTCCCGCATCCTCGTTGCTAGTCATGATGGGGATGGCTTACATTTTATCCCTTTGTTCTGAGGCAGACGCTTTTATCGGTGCTTCCTTTAGCAGCATCTTTCCTTCCACCTCCATCCTTGGCTTTTTAATTTTCGGACCAATGATGGACTTAAAAAATACAGTTATGATGCTCAGCGTATTTCGAATGAAGTTTGTTTTGGTTGTTTTGGCGTTAATCATTACAATGGTCTTTTTTACATTAATGCTGGTACAGAACTTTATTTAA
- a CDS encoding zinc ABC transporter substrate-binding protein, which translates to MKLSTLISTSVLSLSLMLTGCGSKEVVKTERNKEKNSLTVYTTIYPLEDFTKKIGGSYVEVKSIYPPNVDAHSFEPSTKDMVALANSDLFIYTGVGIEGFAEEAAEALKKENVEILLAAEGIELIESTHSEEEHHEEESTQTEEHGDESETSEHSHTEEEHEHGDVDPHVWLDPLLSINLANNIKNSLSELMPEHASEFEANFNQLKSDLENLDQEFKQTVEGSNTKHILVAHSAYGYWEKRYGIIEIPISGLSPTQEPSQKGLQEIITESTEHNIRYVIFEQNVSPKVAEVIQKEIGAESLILHNLEAVTEEDIKQKEDYFSIMRKNLATIKTALND; encoded by the coding sequence ATGAAATTATCTACACTTATATCTACCTCTGTTCTATCTTTAAGTCTTATGTTAACAGGTTGTGGATCCAAAGAAGTTGTAAAAACTGAAAGAAACAAAGAAAAAAACTCTCTGACAGTCTATACGACCATTTATCCACTTGAAGATTTCACGAAAAAAATTGGAGGAAGTTACGTCGAAGTAAAAAGTATTTATCCTCCAAATGTTGATGCCCATTCCTTTGAGCCTTCTACGAAAGACATGGTTGCACTTGCCAATTCGGATTTATTTATCTATACAGGAGTTGGAATTGAAGGGTTTGCAGAAGAAGCTGCTGAAGCCTTAAAAAAGGAAAATGTTGAAATTCTTCTAGCTGCTGAGGGAATTGAACTCATTGAATCCACTCATTCTGAAGAGGAACACCATGAAGAGGAAAGTACACAAACAGAGGAACATGGAGACGAAAGTGAAACCAGTGAGCATTCTCATACGGAAGAAGAACATGAACATGGAGACGTGGACCCTCATGTTTGGTTAGATCCTCTACTTTCTATTAACCTGGCAAACAACATTAAAAATTCTTTGAGTGAGTTAATGCCTGAACATGCATCAGAGTTTGAAGCAAATTTCAATCAATTAAAAAGTGATCTTGAAAATTTGGATCAAGAATTTAAGCAAACAGTCGAGGGCTCGAATACGAAACATATATTAGTTGCTCACTCAGCCTACGGCTATTGGGAAAAACGGTATGGCATAATAGAAATTCCTATTTCAGGCTTATCACCAACACAGGAGCCTTCCCAAAAAGGATTGCAAGAAATCATTACTGAGTCAACAGAACACAACATTCGGTATGTCATTTTTGAGCAGAATGTTTCTCCAAAGGTAGCGGAAGTCATCCAAAAGGAAATAGGGGCAGAATCTCTTATTCTTCATAATCTGGAGGCTGTAACAGAGGAGGATATCAAGCAAAAAGAAGATTACTTCAGCATTATGAGGAAGAACTTAGCAACCATCAAGACTGCATTGAACGATTAA